GGGCATCAACAGTTATTACCTGACGAGCGATGGCGGCACCATGAGCTACCGCACCCGGATCCGTACCCCGAGCTTCGCCCACCTGCAGCAGATCCCTTCGGTGATCCGCGGCAGCATGGTCGCGGACTTGATCGCGTACCTGGGTAGTATCGACTTCGTTATGGCCGACGTGGACCGCTAAGCATGAACAGCACGCTTATCCAGACAGACCGTTTCGCCCTGAGCGAAACCGAGCGCTCGGCCATCGAGCACGAGATGCATCACTACGAAGACCCGCGCGCGGCGTCGATCGAAGCCCTGAAGATCGTCCAGAAGGAACGTGGCTGGGTGCCTGACGGCGCGGTCTACGCCATCGGCGAGATCCTCGGCATCCCCGCCAGCGACGTGGAAGGCGTGGCGACGTTCTACAGCCAGATCTTCCGCCAGCCGGTGGGCCGCCACATCATTCGCGTCTGCGACAGCATGGTCTGCTACATCGGCGGCCATGAGTCCGTGGTCAGCCAGATCCAGAGCGAGCTGGGCATCGGCCTCGGCCAGACCACCGCCGACGGCCGCTTCACCCTGCTGCCGGTGTGCTGCCTGGGCAACTGCGACAAGGCCCCGGCGCTGATGATCGACGACGACA
This genomic stretch from Pseudomonas sp. Os17 harbors:
- the nuoE gene encoding NADH-quinone oxidoreductase subunit NuoE, whose translation is MNSTLIQTDRFALSETERSAIEHEMHHYEDPRAASIEALKIVQKERGWVPDGAVYAIGEILGIPASDVEGVATFYSQIFRQPVGRHIIRVCDSMVCYIGGHESVVSQIQSELGIGLGQTTADGRFTLLPVCCLGNCDKAPALMIDDDTFGNVQPAGVAKLLEGYV